A single region of the Malus sylvestris chromosome 8, drMalSylv7.2, whole genome shotgun sequence genome encodes:
- the LOC126632753 gene encoding uncharacterized protein LOC126632753 isoform X1: MGVRLADIHLSQILRKAGALCTGTMPRKVNYGIDYDDEYDAYEDYDYDYDDDDESGIKKNVTGKAVESKRETERLKVWRCSICTYDNEESMSACDICGVLRNPLSKSNSDNKTVEGRCKDSGASIMAKSIFASLPHQKPKQAVLFHQQKDDSVIEEGNNFHRLGDFKGPIHEFHKTFNVHNKHHIDIASFQFDVPSPDDVVSNGLWSSRTGSKAGVIDLKSSKASPNVAKKSSAVSIQSSAERSGSSSTMAQTKEQDRLDEENGLENQTVSYHHGSSGSITVQENGKFSESSSASQPTSRRDSGVQSTTSSEIMDKPQSVTSGLKNMTLDARSGYSNNGSVRESRSQADYTPEKWMLPDQAIDTLTQLNLAIVGHVDSGKSTLSGRLLHLLGRISRKEMHKYEKEAKLQGKGSFAYAWALDESAEERERGITMTVAVAYFDSRKYHVVVLDSPGHKDFVPNMISGATQADAAILLVDASVGAFEAGMDGGKGQTREHAQLIRSFGVDQIIVAVNKMDIVEYSKDRFDLIKQTLGTFLRSCGFRDSLVSWIPLSAMENQNLVAAPSDVRLSSWYRGPYLLDAIDSLQPPTREFSKPLLMPICDVIKSSSQGQVSACGKLEAGALRSGFKVLVMPSGESGTVRALERDSQACAIARAGDNVAVTLQGIDGGRVMAGGVLCHPSFPVAVAKHLELKVLVLDVTTPILIGSQLEFHIHHAKEAARVVKISSLLDPKTGKVTRKAPRCLTAKQSAVVEVILHAPVCVEEFSNSRALGRAFLRALGSTIAVGVVTRIIEEQK; encoded by the exons atgggggtaaggctagccgacattcacctctcccagatcctgcgtaaagcgggagccttgtgcactgg GACCATGCCTCGTAAAGTAAACTATGGAATTGATTATGATGACGAGTATGATGCCTATGAAGATTATGATTATGactatgatgatgatgatgagtcCGGAATAAAAAAGAATG TAACAGGCAAAGCAGTTGAATCAAAACGGGAAACTGAAAGGCTTAAGGTCTGGCGTTGTTCCATTTGCACATATGATAATGAAGAGAGTATGTCTGCATGTGACATTTGTGGGGTTCTTCGCAACCCTTTGTCTAAAAGCAATAGTGATAATAAAACAG TTGAAGGCAGATGCAAAGATTCTGGAGCATCCATAATGGCCAAGTCTATTTTTGCATCATTGCCGCACCAGAAGCCAAAGCAGGCTGTACTATTTCATCAGCAGAAAGATGATTCTGTGATAGAAGAGGGCAATAACTTCCATAGGCTTGGGGATTTCAAAGGACCTATTCATGAATTCCATAAGACTTTTAATGTTCATAACAAACACCATATTGATATAG CTTCTTTCCAGTTTGATGTTCCATCCCCAGATGATGTGGTTTCTAATGGATTGTGGTCCTCCAGAACAGGTTCAAAAG CTGGTGTTATTGACTTAAAATCTTCAAAAGCTTCCCCGAATGTGGCTAAGAAGAGTAGTGCTGTTAGCATACAATCAAGTGCTGAACGGTCAGGTAGCTCATCTACAATGGCACAAACAAAGGAACAAGATAGATTAGATGAGGAAAATGGGTTGGAGAATCAGACAGTTAGTTATCACCATGGAAGTAGTGGCTCTATTACTGTACAAGAAAATGGTAAATTTTCAGAGAGTTCATCTGCTTCGCAGCCAACAAGCAGACGTGACAGTGGGGTTCAGAGCACTACTTCTTCTGAAATTATGGACAAGCCACAGAGTGTTACCAGTGGCTTGAAAAACATGACTTTGGATGCTCGATCTGGATATTCTAATAATGGTAGTGTTAGAGAATCTCGTTCACAAGCGGACTATACACCCGAGAAGTGGATGCTTCCTGACCAAGCTATAGATACACTGACTCAACTGAATCTTGCAATA GTTGGTCATGTTGATTCTGGAAAATCAACACTCTCAGGTAGGTTGCTTCACCTTTTGGGAAGGATATCTCGAAAAGAAATGCACAAATATGAGAAAGAGGCAAAGTTGCAG GGAAAGGGGTCCTTCGCATATGCTTGGGCATTGGATGAGAGTGCAGAAGAAAGGGAAAGAGGAATAACTATGACAGTGGCTGTTGCATATTTTGATTCCAGAAAATATCATGTTGTTGTGCTCGACTCTCCTGGCCATAAAGATTTTGTTCCAAACATGATATCTGGGGCAACACAAGCTGATGCTGCGATACTCCTCGTAGATGCCTCAGTTGGTGCATTCGAAGCTGGTATGGATGGCGGCAAGGGACAGACAAGGGAGCATGCGCAACTTATTAGAAGTTTTGGTGTTGATCAAATTATAGTTGCTGttaacaagatggatattgttGAGTACTCCAAGGAtcgatttgatttgatcaaacagACACTTGGAACATTTCTCCGTTCCTGTGGTTTCAGAGATTCTTTGGTGTCTTGGATACCATTGAGTGCCATGGAAAATCAGAATTTGGTAGCAGCTCCTTCTGATGTCCGTTTATCGTCTTG GTACCGTGGACCTTACCTGTTGGATGCAATTGATTCCCTCCAACCTCCTACAAGAGAGTTTTCAAAGCCATTGCTGATGCCTATATGTGATGTTATCAAATCTTCCTCACAAGGGCAGGTGTCTGCTTGTGGTAAATTGGAAGCGGGAGCTCTTCGAAGTGGATTTAAG GTTCTGGTGATGCCTTCAGGAGAATCAGGGACTGTACGAGCGTTAGAACGTGACTCTCAGGCTTGTGCAATTGCAAGAGCTGGAGACAATGTGGCTGTTACTCTGCAAGGCATTGATGGAGGTCGTGTGATGGCAGGAGGTGTGCTCTGTCACCCTAGTTTTCCAGTTGCAGTTGCAAAACATTTGGAACTAAAGGTGCTTGTTTTGGATGTTACAACCCCGATTTTAATTGGCTCTCAG TTGGAATTCCACATACACCACGCAAAGGAGGCTGCTAGAGTTGTAAAAATATCATCATTGCTTGATCCAAAGACTGGCAAAGTGACAAGGAAAGCTCCTCGCTGTCTTACTGCAAAGCAGAGCGCGGTCGTAGAG GTAATTCTTCACGCGCCAGTTTGTGTGGAAGAGTTTTCTAATTCTAGAGCGCTGGGGAGGGCATTTTTAAGGGCATTAGGAAGCACTATTGCCGTCGGCGTTGTAACCCGGATTATAGAGGAGCAGAAGTAA
- the LOC126632753 gene encoding uncharacterized protein LOC126632753 isoform X4 yields MSACDICGVLRNPLSKSNSDNKTVEGRCKDSGASIMAKSIFASLPHQKPKQAVLFHQQKDDSVIEEGNNFHRLGDFKGPIHEFHKTFNVHNKHHIDIASFQFDVPSPDDVVSNGLWSSRTGSKAGVIDLKSSKASPNVAKKSSAVSIQSSAERSGSSSTMAQTKEQDRLDEENGLENQTVSYHHGSSGSITVQENGKFSESSSASQPTSRRDSGVQSTTSSEIMDKPQSVTSGLKNMTLDARSGYSNNGSVRESRSQADYTPEKWMLPDQAIDTLTQLNLAIVGHVDSGKSTLSGRLLHLLGRISRKEMHKYEKEAKLQGKGSFAYAWALDESAEERERGITMTVAVAYFDSRKYHVVVLDSPGHKDFVPNMISGATQADAAILLVDASVGAFEAGMDGGKGQTREHAQLIRSFGVDQIIVAVNKMDIVEYSKDRFDLIKQTLGTFLRSCGFRDSLVSWIPLSAMENQNLVAAPSDVRLSSWYRGPYLLDAIDSLQPPTREFSKPLLMPICDVIKSSSQGQVSACGKLEAGALRSGFKVLVMPSGESGTVRALERDSQACAIARAGDNVAVTLQGIDGGRVMAGGVLCHPSFPVAVAKHLELKVLVLDVTTPILIGSQLEFHIHHAKEAARVVKISSLLDPKTGKVTRKAPRCLTAKQSAVVEVILHAPVCVEEFSNSRALGRAFLRALGSTIAVGVVTRIIEEQK; encoded by the exons ATGTCTGCATGTGACATTTGTGGGGTTCTTCGCAACCCTTTGTCTAAAAGCAATAGTGATAATAAAACAG TTGAAGGCAGATGCAAAGATTCTGGAGCATCCATAATGGCCAAGTCTATTTTTGCATCATTGCCGCACCAGAAGCCAAAGCAGGCTGTACTATTTCATCAGCAGAAAGATGATTCTGTGATAGAAGAGGGCAATAACTTCCATAGGCTTGGGGATTTCAAAGGACCTATTCATGAATTCCATAAGACTTTTAATGTTCATAACAAACACCATATTGATATAG CTTCTTTCCAGTTTGATGTTCCATCCCCAGATGATGTGGTTTCTAATGGATTGTGGTCCTCCAGAACAGGTTCAAAAG CTGGTGTTATTGACTTAAAATCTTCAAAAGCTTCCCCGAATGTGGCTAAGAAGAGTAGTGCTGTTAGCATACAATCAAGTGCTGAACGGTCAGGTAGCTCATCTACAATGGCACAAACAAAGGAACAAGATAGATTAGATGAGGAAAATGGGTTGGAGAATCAGACAGTTAGTTATCACCATGGAAGTAGTGGCTCTATTACTGTACAAGAAAATGGTAAATTTTCAGAGAGTTCATCTGCTTCGCAGCCAACAAGCAGACGTGACAGTGGGGTTCAGAGCACTACTTCTTCTGAAATTATGGACAAGCCACAGAGTGTTACCAGTGGCTTGAAAAACATGACTTTGGATGCTCGATCTGGATATTCTAATAATGGTAGTGTTAGAGAATCTCGTTCACAAGCGGACTATACACCCGAGAAGTGGATGCTTCCTGACCAAGCTATAGATACACTGACTCAACTGAATCTTGCAATA GTTGGTCATGTTGATTCTGGAAAATCAACACTCTCAGGTAGGTTGCTTCACCTTTTGGGAAGGATATCTCGAAAAGAAATGCACAAATATGAGAAAGAGGCAAAGTTGCAG GGAAAGGGGTCCTTCGCATATGCTTGGGCATTGGATGAGAGTGCAGAAGAAAGGGAAAGAGGAATAACTATGACAGTGGCTGTTGCATATTTTGATTCCAGAAAATATCATGTTGTTGTGCTCGACTCTCCTGGCCATAAAGATTTTGTTCCAAACATGATATCTGGGGCAACACAAGCTGATGCTGCGATACTCCTCGTAGATGCCTCAGTTGGTGCATTCGAAGCTGGTATGGATGGCGGCAAGGGACAGACAAGGGAGCATGCGCAACTTATTAGAAGTTTTGGTGTTGATCAAATTATAGTTGCTGttaacaagatggatattgttGAGTACTCCAAGGAtcgatttgatttgatcaaacagACACTTGGAACATTTCTCCGTTCCTGTGGTTTCAGAGATTCTTTGGTGTCTTGGATACCATTGAGTGCCATGGAAAATCAGAATTTGGTAGCAGCTCCTTCTGATGTCCGTTTATCGTCTTG GTACCGTGGACCTTACCTGTTGGATGCAATTGATTCCCTCCAACCTCCTACAAGAGAGTTTTCAAAGCCATTGCTGATGCCTATATGTGATGTTATCAAATCTTCCTCACAAGGGCAGGTGTCTGCTTGTGGTAAATTGGAAGCGGGAGCTCTTCGAAGTGGATTTAAG GTTCTGGTGATGCCTTCAGGAGAATCAGGGACTGTACGAGCGTTAGAACGTGACTCTCAGGCTTGTGCAATTGCAAGAGCTGGAGACAATGTGGCTGTTACTCTGCAAGGCATTGATGGAGGTCGTGTGATGGCAGGAGGTGTGCTCTGTCACCCTAGTTTTCCAGTTGCAGTTGCAAAACATTTGGAACTAAAGGTGCTTGTTTTGGATGTTACAACCCCGATTTTAATTGGCTCTCAG TTGGAATTCCACATACACCACGCAAAGGAGGCTGCTAGAGTTGTAAAAATATCATCATTGCTTGATCCAAAGACTGGCAAAGTGACAAGGAAAGCTCCTCGCTGTCTTACTGCAAAGCAGAGCGCGGTCGTAGAG GTAATTCTTCACGCGCCAGTTTGTGTGGAAGAGTTTTCTAATTCTAGAGCGCTGGGGAGGGCATTTTTAAGGGCATTAGGAAGCACTATTGCCGTCGGCGTTGTAACCCGGATTATAGAGGAGCAGAAGTAA
- the LOC126632753 gene encoding uncharacterized protein LOC126632753 isoform X2 gives MPRKVNYGIDYDDEYDAYEDYDYDYDDDDESGIKKNVTGKAVESKRETERLKVWRCSICTYDNEESMSACDICGVLRNPLSKSNSDNKTVEGRCKDSGASIMAKSIFASLPHQKPKQAVLFHQQKDDSVIEEGNNFHRLGDFKGPIHEFHKTFNVHNKHHIDIASFQFDVPSPDDVVSNGLWSSRTGSKAGVIDLKSSKASPNVAKKSSAVSIQSSAERSGSSSTMAQTKEQDRLDEENGLENQTVSYHHGSSGSITVQENGKFSESSSASQPTSRRDSGVQSTTSSEIMDKPQSVTSGLKNMTLDARSGYSNNGSVRESRSQADYTPEKWMLPDQAIDTLTQLNLAIVGHVDSGKSTLSGRLLHLLGRISRKEMHKYEKEAKLQGKGSFAYAWALDESAEERERGITMTVAVAYFDSRKYHVVVLDSPGHKDFVPNMISGATQADAAILLVDASVGAFEAGMDGGKGQTREHAQLIRSFGVDQIIVAVNKMDIVEYSKDRFDLIKQTLGTFLRSCGFRDSLVSWIPLSAMENQNLVAAPSDVRLSSWYRGPYLLDAIDSLQPPTREFSKPLLMPICDVIKSSSQGQVSACGKLEAGALRSGFKVLVMPSGESGTVRALERDSQACAIARAGDNVAVTLQGIDGGRVMAGGVLCHPSFPVAVAKHLELKVLVLDVTTPILIGSQLEFHIHHAKEAARVVKISSLLDPKTGKVTRKAPRCLTAKQSAVVEVILHAPVCVEEFSNSRALGRAFLRALGSTIAVGVVTRIIEEQK, from the exons ATGCCTCGTAAAGTAAACTATGGAATTGATTATGATGACGAGTATGATGCCTATGAAGATTATGATTATGactatgatgatgatgatgagtcCGGAATAAAAAAGAATG TAACAGGCAAAGCAGTTGAATCAAAACGGGAAACTGAAAGGCTTAAGGTCTGGCGTTGTTCCATTTGCACATATGATAATGAAGAGAGTATGTCTGCATGTGACATTTGTGGGGTTCTTCGCAACCCTTTGTCTAAAAGCAATAGTGATAATAAAACAG TTGAAGGCAGATGCAAAGATTCTGGAGCATCCATAATGGCCAAGTCTATTTTTGCATCATTGCCGCACCAGAAGCCAAAGCAGGCTGTACTATTTCATCAGCAGAAAGATGATTCTGTGATAGAAGAGGGCAATAACTTCCATAGGCTTGGGGATTTCAAAGGACCTATTCATGAATTCCATAAGACTTTTAATGTTCATAACAAACACCATATTGATATAG CTTCTTTCCAGTTTGATGTTCCATCCCCAGATGATGTGGTTTCTAATGGATTGTGGTCCTCCAGAACAGGTTCAAAAG CTGGTGTTATTGACTTAAAATCTTCAAAAGCTTCCCCGAATGTGGCTAAGAAGAGTAGTGCTGTTAGCATACAATCAAGTGCTGAACGGTCAGGTAGCTCATCTACAATGGCACAAACAAAGGAACAAGATAGATTAGATGAGGAAAATGGGTTGGAGAATCAGACAGTTAGTTATCACCATGGAAGTAGTGGCTCTATTACTGTACAAGAAAATGGTAAATTTTCAGAGAGTTCATCTGCTTCGCAGCCAACAAGCAGACGTGACAGTGGGGTTCAGAGCACTACTTCTTCTGAAATTATGGACAAGCCACAGAGTGTTACCAGTGGCTTGAAAAACATGACTTTGGATGCTCGATCTGGATATTCTAATAATGGTAGTGTTAGAGAATCTCGTTCACAAGCGGACTATACACCCGAGAAGTGGATGCTTCCTGACCAAGCTATAGATACACTGACTCAACTGAATCTTGCAATA GTTGGTCATGTTGATTCTGGAAAATCAACACTCTCAGGTAGGTTGCTTCACCTTTTGGGAAGGATATCTCGAAAAGAAATGCACAAATATGAGAAAGAGGCAAAGTTGCAG GGAAAGGGGTCCTTCGCATATGCTTGGGCATTGGATGAGAGTGCAGAAGAAAGGGAAAGAGGAATAACTATGACAGTGGCTGTTGCATATTTTGATTCCAGAAAATATCATGTTGTTGTGCTCGACTCTCCTGGCCATAAAGATTTTGTTCCAAACATGATATCTGGGGCAACACAAGCTGATGCTGCGATACTCCTCGTAGATGCCTCAGTTGGTGCATTCGAAGCTGGTATGGATGGCGGCAAGGGACAGACAAGGGAGCATGCGCAACTTATTAGAAGTTTTGGTGTTGATCAAATTATAGTTGCTGttaacaagatggatattgttGAGTACTCCAAGGAtcgatttgatttgatcaaacagACACTTGGAACATTTCTCCGTTCCTGTGGTTTCAGAGATTCTTTGGTGTCTTGGATACCATTGAGTGCCATGGAAAATCAGAATTTGGTAGCAGCTCCTTCTGATGTCCGTTTATCGTCTTG GTACCGTGGACCTTACCTGTTGGATGCAATTGATTCCCTCCAACCTCCTACAAGAGAGTTTTCAAAGCCATTGCTGATGCCTATATGTGATGTTATCAAATCTTCCTCACAAGGGCAGGTGTCTGCTTGTGGTAAATTGGAAGCGGGAGCTCTTCGAAGTGGATTTAAG GTTCTGGTGATGCCTTCAGGAGAATCAGGGACTGTACGAGCGTTAGAACGTGACTCTCAGGCTTGTGCAATTGCAAGAGCTGGAGACAATGTGGCTGTTACTCTGCAAGGCATTGATGGAGGTCGTGTGATGGCAGGAGGTGTGCTCTGTCACCCTAGTTTTCCAGTTGCAGTTGCAAAACATTTGGAACTAAAGGTGCTTGTTTTGGATGTTACAACCCCGATTTTAATTGGCTCTCAG TTGGAATTCCACATACACCACGCAAAGGAGGCTGCTAGAGTTGTAAAAATATCATCATTGCTTGATCCAAAGACTGGCAAAGTGACAAGGAAAGCTCCTCGCTGTCTTACTGCAAAGCAGAGCGCGGTCGTAGAG GTAATTCTTCACGCGCCAGTTTGTGTGGAAGAGTTTTCTAATTCTAGAGCGCTGGGGAGGGCATTTTTAAGGGCATTAGGAAGCACTATTGCCGTCGGCGTTGTAACCCGGATTATAGAGGAGCAGAAGTAA
- the LOC126632753 gene encoding uncharacterized protein LOC126632753 isoform X3, whose translation MGVRLADIHLSQILRKAGALCTGTMPRKVNYGIDYDDEYDAYEDYDYDYDDDDESGIKKNVTGKAVESKRETERLKVWRCSICTYDNEESMSACDICGVLRNPLSKSNSDNKTASFQFDVPSPDDVVSNGLWSSRTGSKAGVIDLKSSKASPNVAKKSSAVSIQSSAERSGSSSTMAQTKEQDRLDEENGLENQTVSYHHGSSGSITVQENGKFSESSSASQPTSRRDSGVQSTTSSEIMDKPQSVTSGLKNMTLDARSGYSNNGSVRESRSQADYTPEKWMLPDQAIDTLTQLNLAIVGHVDSGKSTLSGRLLHLLGRISRKEMHKYEKEAKLQGKGSFAYAWALDESAEERERGITMTVAVAYFDSRKYHVVVLDSPGHKDFVPNMISGATQADAAILLVDASVGAFEAGMDGGKGQTREHAQLIRSFGVDQIIVAVNKMDIVEYSKDRFDLIKQTLGTFLRSCGFRDSLVSWIPLSAMENQNLVAAPSDVRLSSWYRGPYLLDAIDSLQPPTREFSKPLLMPICDVIKSSSQGQVSACGKLEAGALRSGFKVLVMPSGESGTVRALERDSQACAIARAGDNVAVTLQGIDGGRVMAGGVLCHPSFPVAVAKHLELKVLVLDVTTPILIGSQLEFHIHHAKEAARVVKISSLLDPKTGKVTRKAPRCLTAKQSAVVEVILHAPVCVEEFSNSRALGRAFLRALGSTIAVGVVTRIIEEQK comes from the exons atgggggtaaggctagccgacattcacctctcccagatcctgcgtaaagcgggagccttgtgcactgg GACCATGCCTCGTAAAGTAAACTATGGAATTGATTATGATGACGAGTATGATGCCTATGAAGATTATGATTATGactatgatgatgatgatgagtcCGGAATAAAAAAGAATG TAACAGGCAAAGCAGTTGAATCAAAACGGGAAACTGAAAGGCTTAAGGTCTGGCGTTGTTCCATTTGCACATATGATAATGAAGAGAGTATGTCTGCATGTGACATTTGTGGGGTTCTTCGCAACCCTTTGTCTAAAAGCAATAGTGATAATAAAACAG CTTCTTTCCAGTTTGATGTTCCATCCCCAGATGATGTGGTTTCTAATGGATTGTGGTCCTCCAGAACAGGTTCAAAAG CTGGTGTTATTGACTTAAAATCTTCAAAAGCTTCCCCGAATGTGGCTAAGAAGAGTAGTGCTGTTAGCATACAATCAAGTGCTGAACGGTCAGGTAGCTCATCTACAATGGCACAAACAAAGGAACAAGATAGATTAGATGAGGAAAATGGGTTGGAGAATCAGACAGTTAGTTATCACCATGGAAGTAGTGGCTCTATTACTGTACAAGAAAATGGTAAATTTTCAGAGAGTTCATCTGCTTCGCAGCCAACAAGCAGACGTGACAGTGGGGTTCAGAGCACTACTTCTTCTGAAATTATGGACAAGCCACAGAGTGTTACCAGTGGCTTGAAAAACATGACTTTGGATGCTCGATCTGGATATTCTAATAATGGTAGTGTTAGAGAATCTCGTTCACAAGCGGACTATACACCCGAGAAGTGGATGCTTCCTGACCAAGCTATAGATACACTGACTCAACTGAATCTTGCAATA GTTGGTCATGTTGATTCTGGAAAATCAACACTCTCAGGTAGGTTGCTTCACCTTTTGGGAAGGATATCTCGAAAAGAAATGCACAAATATGAGAAAGAGGCAAAGTTGCAG GGAAAGGGGTCCTTCGCATATGCTTGGGCATTGGATGAGAGTGCAGAAGAAAGGGAAAGAGGAATAACTATGACAGTGGCTGTTGCATATTTTGATTCCAGAAAATATCATGTTGTTGTGCTCGACTCTCCTGGCCATAAAGATTTTGTTCCAAACATGATATCTGGGGCAACACAAGCTGATGCTGCGATACTCCTCGTAGATGCCTCAGTTGGTGCATTCGAAGCTGGTATGGATGGCGGCAAGGGACAGACAAGGGAGCATGCGCAACTTATTAGAAGTTTTGGTGTTGATCAAATTATAGTTGCTGttaacaagatggatattgttGAGTACTCCAAGGAtcgatttgatttgatcaaacagACACTTGGAACATTTCTCCGTTCCTGTGGTTTCAGAGATTCTTTGGTGTCTTGGATACCATTGAGTGCCATGGAAAATCAGAATTTGGTAGCAGCTCCTTCTGATGTCCGTTTATCGTCTTG GTACCGTGGACCTTACCTGTTGGATGCAATTGATTCCCTCCAACCTCCTACAAGAGAGTTTTCAAAGCCATTGCTGATGCCTATATGTGATGTTATCAAATCTTCCTCACAAGGGCAGGTGTCTGCTTGTGGTAAATTGGAAGCGGGAGCTCTTCGAAGTGGATTTAAG GTTCTGGTGATGCCTTCAGGAGAATCAGGGACTGTACGAGCGTTAGAACGTGACTCTCAGGCTTGTGCAATTGCAAGAGCTGGAGACAATGTGGCTGTTACTCTGCAAGGCATTGATGGAGGTCGTGTGATGGCAGGAGGTGTGCTCTGTCACCCTAGTTTTCCAGTTGCAGTTGCAAAACATTTGGAACTAAAGGTGCTTGTTTTGGATGTTACAACCCCGATTTTAATTGGCTCTCAG TTGGAATTCCACATACACCACGCAAAGGAGGCTGCTAGAGTTGTAAAAATATCATCATTGCTTGATCCAAAGACTGGCAAAGTGACAAGGAAAGCTCCTCGCTGTCTTACTGCAAAGCAGAGCGCGGTCGTAGAG GTAATTCTTCACGCGCCAGTTTGTGTGGAAGAGTTTTCTAATTCTAGAGCGCTGGGGAGGGCATTTTTAAGGGCATTAGGAAGCACTATTGCCGTCGGCGTTGTAACCCGGATTATAGAGGAGCAGAAGTAA